TGAATTAATATTGTGTCGAGGTTTGTTACTTGAATTAATGTGTTAGAGTTTGTTTCCTGAATTAGTGTTATTGCTGCTATcgtttttcatttcttatatGCAAAAATGATTTAACAACTTTTTATCAACATAGCTAGGGTGAGAGTTCTCTCCTCTAGGTGGGAGTTTTTCCTCTCACATTAGGTGAGCCTTTCCTTACTCCGCTGCTTGTACCATCAGAGCGGGGTagttttttctctttgtgtatCTCTGTTTGGTGTGGACAAGCAGCTACagacttttcaaaaaaacttatattattgTTCAAAACACTCGGCATCTCTTACTTCttactcttcaaaaaaaatattttattttttattctattttctaGGAAAAGAAAGTACTATAGAGAGCTTATATCCTACGAGTAGTATTAGCTCACAAGGATAATCAGCAAGGTGGCTAGGTTGTTGCATCCTGGGAACAACCTACAGAAATTATTTGTCTAATTACATCGGACGAACTGTAAATGACATGATTTGTCTCAAGATATTGACTTGGTTCACGCCTCGTCTCTTCCACctcttttaataatattattttgtgtaaattCCAAAGAAAAGTCAAGTAATATCTCTCATTTATCTCCAACATCAAGTGCTATTACACAATCCCTTTTCCCCTCAAATATTATAATCATCGAACTAAACAAACCTAAGCTTTCATTCCTACTAATTGAGGCTAGGTGTATCATTTTTCGGTCAATTTGTCATATCTAGAGATCATTTTTCATCACCTCCCTTCTTACcataaaatagaaataataaaaattattgtctaCAATAGACAAGTGGATTGAACTATGCTGTCACAAATAACTTTATTTCCTCACTAGGCTCATCACGTGCGCTTTGCATGTGCgatgatgctttttttttttagtgaaataatgTTTAACAGTGAGATAAAGATATTGTcctaatttttaggatttttctcTATGTGAGAGTTGAGAAAATTATGAAAGCCTAAAGTTTAggaacttttttaaaaataaaattatctaaCTAAAAGATATGGGCATTGTaaaaagtttaagaatttgtatgAGAATATTTTAGTACGCATAATGTTGAAAACAAAACAGATAATCCTTTTATTAATAGTACTAGACTCATCACACACACTTTGCATGTGCCATATggctcttatttatttatttatttatttattttaggtttagtgaaataatgtttaaaagtgagataaagatagttttctaatttttaggattttgataaaagtttaaaagtctaaaacttaggaactcttttaaaaatagtaaattactcttttaatccaattgtgtttttaaatttaaaattattgaactaAAACATAGGGGTGTTTTAGAGtgtttaagaatttgtgtgagggtattttagttcacaaaatattaaaaaccaaacaaaaaatcctgTTATTAATAGTACTAACCTCATCACATGCACTTTGCATGTGtgatgaagcttttttttttttttttaatggtttagtgtcataattttccttttattttttggataagtttgttttgaagacatTAATTAGTAGGAgagtgtcctattttgtaggtattttaagtggagttggagatatatttttatcagattgttctcaaatttttttcctattaaacGTAAAGTTTAGGAgtatttttaaaccatataaaaGTTCAGTTATATGTATATCAATCTCTTAAGGGTACATATATTTGGGTGAACATGaacattcaaaagaaaaaagaactacgtgttgtagtttttattttttagggtgATTGGGATTGTGAGGGCTTTAGGTGATGGGAGCAGAGGCTTTGGATGATGCAGTGGCTTAGGGTGGTTGAGCAAGAAAAAACCGTCCCTATTTTGCCCACATGTATAGGCAAAAATTTTCCCTAAATTCCCATCCCATTCCCTTTTCAAGGTaggaaaaagttgaaaaaaccCACATGAGACATACAAGTCGAGCAAAATAAATTGGAGTGAAATATCCTCCATACCCATAAccattaatatatatttggTGATCTATGGTACCAAATCAAATTTGATGAGATATTGTATCtttcaagaaatttgacaaGCACAAGCTGGTGTGATGAAGTACATTTTGGACTGAGCTAACTAgattttagctaaaaaattcaattattcaTGTTGAGAGGAATGCTCTAAGTActctaaaaaattcaattttagcTAAACAAGTAATTAATAAATATGCTAGCTGGTGTAATGGAGTACATTTTGGGCTGAGCTAACtatattttaactaaaaaattcaattaccTATGTTGATGGGAATGGTCTAAGTGCTCTAAAAAGTTGAATGCTTTCAGAAATTCAATTTTAGCTAAACtagtattaattaataaatatgcaTGCTATAGTATACTATGTGCTCATTTGCCATATTCCCTACCGAGCAagatttaggtacagtacttaggtgttgtttcttaggtttctttttaagattatgctatgtagattttttctcatgggatggaagtgtattttttaattaagtagccacatgactAAATCTTAAGAGAGGAACCTAAAGAATagtacctaagttttgttctCCCTACCAATTCCACCTCTGTTTATTCAGCTATTTGGCTTATGAACAATTCTTTAAAacttcaccttaaaaaaaaaaaaaaaaaaaaggttttactTGTACTTCTTGCCCATCTTATTTTTTAAGGacaataaaccaataaaaataaacctaAGAATTAAAGAAGAATGCCATTCTACCTTAAAAACTTATGTCTTATGAACATACATAAACCTAAATAAGGACTTGGAGAGAAAGTCTGATAAAAAACTAGGAATTTGAGTTTGGAATCCccccttttttcattttttattttattttttttataagaagcTGAAACTTTCAAAAGGCAAAAGTTATATCATAGCAAAGAGCTGATTCTATAAAACATAGACTCTCCTCAATCCAAGTTACAAAGTCGTTTATAATTCGTGCATGTTTGACTAACAAATGTGGTGggttttttcaattcttttttaattggtaCTGTTGACAGTTCCTACATCATCATGCTTTGTTAAAattaagtttataaaaatatgatatagAACACATCACAATAGATGCAAGCATTACAAAATAAATCATAGaataattcaatattttatgtatataaCAGGTTAGTGATATTTATACAAACTGCCAAACCCCATGATAGGCCAAAGCCTTTACTGAAATTCttcctagatttttttattgCCAACTTGTTcattgttttggatttttttttcttaccaaatCAAAATTAGCTGCAACTAGATCATGTTGAAATTGGAGTCCACTATCGAATCAATTGAATGGCCGACTCGTTCTGTCATCACCGATATATATCGATCTCCCACAAAATGGTGTCGTTTACTTACATGAGCTTGCGTGCATATCCTTCTCAAAAGTTACGTGCATATCCCAATTAACATTCAAAACGATAAGACTTTACAATGGTGggggcatatatatatatatatatatatatatacagagagagagagagagagagagaggttggtTGGAGttaaataacaatataaaaccattctattttttttaattagatgtaaattttaacaaatccaccattagatcacattatttttctatattcgacctccatacttgtaaaattttaatgtgattaaagattaataatcatgttatcaattaattgtttaaaatcaagtttctgtAGTTTgaaataatgtataaaatataagtttatggatcaaataataaataacatatgATTGACAAGAAAATTGAcatacatgttaagaatatatagaatataaaatccaataatgaaacttctaaaatataattgtataacattatttagagttacaagtgtaacttgaaccgaGTCCATATAATATATACGTGTTAAAGATATTAATGTTCAATCAGTTATATTATACTAGTTcagatttattatatttaatccaattttttaaaaatgttagtAAAGTAATATCTTACAATGGTTGGTGAGGCATGATATTTAAGATATTGGTGTAATATATTTCTATCCGTGTTGATTTAAAATAAGGTTTAAATGCAAAGAGGCCTCTTGTGATATGGTCATTATCAAACACACATATTTTGTGCAACAAAATTGACTTTTCAAATCCTGTAGTATGTAAAATAACACAATTGACCATTCTGTAAAATTTTGTCACTTTCGTGTGCACAATAACTAATTATCGTCTAATACATATATCCACGTGGTCAATTgtattattttaggaaatattttgaaaatcaaaatacGTGTACAAAATGAAGACAGTCCAGCTTCTTAAGGCTTATAGTCTTAGTTTGGACTACGTTGCTTTCCACTAACTTACATTAAAGAATAAGtcatagtatatatatttatttcaacaacTTTAGATGGTAAAGTCTAACTCAATGAttcttagaaaacaaaaacaaaagttctGACTCAATAGCTGATGAAATAGTTATGGAACATGATCATGTATTAAAAAAGAGCTGCCATGTTACGATGATGTTAtgacccccaaaaaaaaaatgtatattaaatttcattttaaatccTATAATTTCAAAAGGTAcgaaattaaattctaaacttttgaaaagtaaaaaaattaaagtttagaATCAAAATTGATGTAATACTTTCTGCACAAGAGGCAATAAAAACATTCTGTTTCCAAAATCAACCTTTTCAATCCACCCCAACAAAAAAgttgtattttcctttaatcCTTTGATTAGAAACAAATTTCGAATATCTTTTGAAAATTGTAAATGAATGGCTAAGAACAATGCGTACACATCTTGTTCTACTGCCCGCCAATACATTCCTTTCCAATGTTACGATGGAAATTTGTCCCCAATTGCATCAGCcatccttattattattatttttttttaagaaacttataactttattaagaaaaagataaatttagTACATCACGAGCAACAATTGACTTAATTAGtgatgaatttggttttcaaaatatatataaatatatatattagtgatGAATTTTCCTCTATTTATGTCACATAATTATCGATATTATCTATTtctttggcaaattttgccaaTAAATGTGCAGGTTTATTGTCTTGTTATTCAACGTGGGAGATTTGAACTGATCTAAAATCTTTAAGCTTGTGAGCTAGACCAACTAGAACATTAAAGACAACCGTAGGAGGAGTATATAAATCTAGAACAGTGTCAATCACTATCTTGGAATCACTTTCAACTATCATATCCCTAATACCAACATCCCAAGCAAAGGCCACCCCGCGATTTTCATAGCTTTCACCATCAGCCATCTTTTAGTCCAACAGGCAACAGCTacgtcttttctttctttttatttatttattttttcatatattttatttgatgataaattttttttattaatgagtTAACTGAAatcaacttaaatttttttaatggtaaatcTTTATTTAATGGTGATGTACCAATTTTAAAAGTTTACTTTATtgcttttcaaaaatttaaggtttaatttaatatttttgaaattataagatttaatttgattatttctaaattataagatttaaaatgaaattgaaaaaaaaaaaaaaatgcatgaactcGGGTGCAAGTGGGCACGCATGGAAGCCGAGTTTGACGCCTGATTATGTAATGATGAGAGGACACTAGGACAGCACGTGGAATCTTTGTCAAacccaataaattaaattatgaataatgctagttttttaaaaaggttttgAAAAGTTAAACAAGGTGAAAGAAATTAATGGATATAAAAAAGCTTAATAGATGTAACCCAGGAGCCCACCCAGTGCGTAATGCATTCTGGGGGAGTTATTACCTTGGGAGTTTTTAATTAAGACTTTAATATAACACATTACTTGTGCTATATTAAAtctctaattcttttttctttttttttttgagaaaattctctaattcatttttaaaaaatatttctcaattttgatCTATgtctattaaattaaaaaacctaaggTACAACGCTTAAGCTATTTCTAGGTTTTACTTTAATATCAAATACAAGGACATGGTTTTAGAAAAGTATGGAGGACCCAACTGATATCGACATAAAGAATGTAAGATGGCTAGATATATGATTTTCAATTGGGCTTGTTGAAGTTTCAGACACTTGTATATCAAGACACCACTTAATGCCAAAGTTTAagtatatagattttttttttttttttgccaataaagtatatagattttttttttgtttgtcccACTATGTATATTAATTCTCAAATtcttattgaattaaaaaaaaatctaaaattctttatttatatgggtcccaccatggaAGACCCAACTGATATCAGCCTGAAAAATGCAAGATGACTAGATATATGATTTTCgattggggaaaaaaatcttCCTCTCACTATTAGTTCACACCTATGCTTACACTTTTTCCAAcatttcatctttctttttgccTCTTTATCTCCCCATTACTCTTTATTTTACTGTTACActtcatttttttccccctatattttgacttttcttctctccattttattttgtataaatttgatatcgtTTTTCTCATTCAGTCCATATTTGTCTCACAGAAATTGTgagtattctctctctctctctcccctttcttttggtggatttttgttctttcttataactctaattgaggttgatgatttttttttttttaatgtgttttggtattgtgtgtgtgattttttttttttttcctatcaaaaagcattctctttctcttttatagctttggttgaattttggtttgagttaataattaggtttttttttttttttttttttttttggaaatagaaatttgaatttatatcaaaacataaTCTACATGgctatgaatttgaatatgcccACTAATTATAAAgtctattttttattcctttggtttcattttaattttaattaagataacattgtaattttgtgatgagttttgattattatgataattttcttattccttaaataataatttgaaacttataaagtttagttgtatattaaGCAAATATGATACACTACAATaaaagttagaagaatatggttcaccttaaaaaaatattaatctaacacaaaagaaaaaaaaaatagaatgatatattatacctcattatataatatttatattttcacgTATCACGTAAGTTTGCGATTAGTATATACAGCTATACAGTATACTTAACAGTTAAAGACAAAAcctttttcacaatttgttaaATTGTCATAGTGTGATTgggaaaaacatatttttcatatagACTCACGATTGAGACTACTTTTATTAAGCACCCATAACAACTAAGTCTATCAACGGTTCTAAGAAGTactgtaaaaattttgtatcatTAAAAAGTATATCCTTTTCCCCGATCGGTCAAGTTGGACTCTCCGAGTCCAATAATTTGAAGTACTTTCTCTAATGACAGCAGCTTGATGTCACATTTATGAGTTCCTGCAATAGAAAGTCTATTCTCACCATGATTATCATTTAGAAGAAAGCCTGTACTAAGTCTCAGAAATAAATTGGGATCCAAGGTAGCTAGCAACTATTATAGGAGCAATGGAAACAAAGAAAGACACAAGTAATATAGAAGCTTTCAATACTGAACAAGGTCCAATAATGAGCAGTGTAAAACATGAAAATGGTCTTACATCTGCTCATACCATAGACCATGGTATGTTTACTCTTTGTATTCAATTCAACTGGATTTTCACTTCATGTTTAGTTATACATGAGATTATACTAATTCCTCCACATCTGGGTTTCTTCTCAGCTGTTTTTATGCAACTTCTATTTGAATCTGTTCTAAGTTTTGTTTCTTCTGTATGATAAAAGGCCTTAAGTGGATTTTATAGCATAGAACTAAGTCAAATAACGAATAGTGAAAAGCATAAAAATGGTATGTTCTCTATATTCAGAGATTAACAGTTTTATACACCAATATTTACCTCGAGGCTTTATGAGTCCACtgaatttgttttattcttCATGTTAGTTATATAAAAAGGATTATATTAAGCCCTACTCTATTTAAATAGGTTCCAAATGCATCAAGGTTTTATTTCTTCACTACCAttaattgatataaatttatagattCCTGGCAACAAGTTGGGTTGCTGCTGGTGACAAGTTTCAACTGCGGATACATATTGAGTTTTTCAAATCTTATGTTGGTGCCTCTGGGTTGGACTTGGGGTATCGTATGTCTGGTTGTTGTGGGTCTCTACACTGCCTATGCTAACTGGCTCTTGGCtgcttttcacttcatcaatggCCAGAGGTTCATTAGATACAGAGATCTTATGGGctttctttttggtaattttttatcacataccaacaaaaatttacaaggatATGTCTTTAATGTCCTGGTTGTCAAAAGAGTCAAATACAAGGCATTAAActatttgtttctttgttttcaagGCAGAGAAATGTATTATATCACCTGGGTGTTCCAATACTTGACAATTCTTCTTGGAAACATGGGTTTCATTCTCCTTGGTGGTAAAGCGCTTAAGgtaattaataatttcaaacaTTGTATGTTGCTTGTTTTTGTGTACTGAAGTACCAATTCTTGAATGTTTCACTGGAAGCAGGAGATCAATTCAGAATTTAGTGATTCACCCTTGAGGCTCCAATATTACATCATCATCACTGGAGCAGCCTACTTCTTATTCGCATTTCTCATTCCAACTATGTCTGCAATGAGAAGATGGCTAGGAATCTCTACCATCCTCACTTTCACTTACATTATCATCCTTCTGGTGGTACTAGTTAAGGACGGTAGATATACTTTGCCTTTGGCCTATTTTGCCCATGAAATGTTTTTAACAATGATCTTGCATTGTGGAAGCTTTGTTACCATCTACATGCTTTGCTTAAACATTAATTTGTTGCAATTTTGGGCAGGGAGatctaacaaaaacaaagattaTAAGATTCATGGAAGTAAAGTAGACAAGGTGTTCAATGGCTTTGGTGCAATTTCAGCCATTATTGTCTGTAACACCTCCGGCTTGCTACTCGAAATACAGGTTACTATAGTAATGTAGACAGATTATGAAGAGGAAGTTCATCTCAAAATCTATAATTCACAATTAATCTTTCTATATTCACTCTGCAGTCAACTTTGCGCAAGCCAGCAGTCGAGAACATGAGAAAAGCCTTATATACTCAATACACTGCAGGGCTCTTAGTTTACTATGGTGTAAGCATTGTAGGTTACTGGGCTTATGGTTCAGCGGTATCCACATACCTTCCTGAAGAGCTAAGCGGTCCCAAATGGGTCAAGATTGTCATCAACTTTGCTACCTTTCTACAGTCTATAGTCTCCCAGCATGTAAGATATAtagtttcatttctttttaagGTTAAGCTCAGATTTAACCATACTCAGGACAGGAAAGGCCACCTctagggcctgtttggatggaggtgagaaggaggaggagtggaggggagtagagtagagttggctaaaaatatactaattttgtgttaaatttactctactttactctactccccctccctctccttcaatccaaacggaccactAAGTTATTTTCTAGTAAGCTTAAGGTTATGGGAAAATTACTAAAGGAGCCCCATAAAGccttttgcaaaatttctattattattactacCAAGCTTCTACTTAAAGTTTATGCTGTGTTGAAACgttacaattataattttttccagTACACAAAATTCAAAGCCCACAAAAAGCTAAAAGATAGCAAACTATATGAACAGTCCTTATGATTAAGTTGCTGTAATGACTTAATGGGGAACTCTCAACTGAATTCTGATTCATTGTGTTGATAATGAACATAGATGTTTCTTGCACCAATTCATGAGACCCTTGATACTAAGTTCCTCAAGCTTGATGAGAGCATGGATTCGAAAGAAAACGTCAAACGTAGATTCTATGTGCGAGCACTCCTCTTCTCATTTAACACATTCGTGACAGCAGCTTTTCCTTTCATGGGGGACTTTGTGAACTTGTTTGGATCATTTACACTCATACCTATAACCTTTGTGTTCCCAAGTATGATTTTTCTCAAGGTAACTAACCTTTTCTGGACTGCTTTGATTTTACTTATGAAAGATATTAAAGAAGCAATAAgtaaaactaaatatatttacTCTATCCCTGTGACAGGTCAAAGGAAAGACAGCCAAACTAGAAAAGAAGGTGTGGCATTGGTCCaacattattcttttttctctactCGCTGTAGTAACCACAATTTCTGCAGTTCGGTTGATTGTTAACGATGTTCAGCAGTATAGTTTCTTTGCAAATACATGAATATATGTAATTCGTTACAagtactatatatatttaataacgAAGAATTAgataaatgacaaaattgacTGATGTGAGGCCCcttgtttaaagaaaaaatgttcAAGTAACAACTTTGTTAAAGATGGCAGAtgatttgaaaatattgtaaggCAGTGTTCCATTAGATAATGGTCTTCTATACACAACTCTTtgaaataaaaccaaaacaatgtTGATGAGTTCATTTGCTACTAAAATAAAGTATACAACACTACGAGACTTAGTAGTAGATTTGTTATGGTAATGACTAATCATTAGAGACAAACTCATAGTGATAGAAATTATAGATAATAACAACGTCATTTACTTGCTGAACTAATGTTAAAGACATCTCATAACTAAAAATCCTATATAATGGATCCATTTGTGGCCATTTGGATGAGCTTTTTGCTAGAGGCTTATTTGCTGAAAGTTGGTTAAAGTATAGTTGTATCTAGAAAAGGTGAAGCTTTAAAAAACAGTACATAAACAAATAG
The Quercus lobata isolate SW786 chromosome 10, ValleyOak3.0 Primary Assembly, whole genome shotgun sequence DNA segment above includes these coding regions:
- the LOC115964049 gene encoding proline transporter 2-like isoform X1: METKKDTSNIEAFNTEQGPIMSSVKHENGLTSAHTIDHDSWQQVGLLLVTSFNCGYILSFSNLMLVPLGWTWGIVCLVVVGLYTAYANWLLAAFHFINGQRFIRYRDLMGFLFGREMYYITWVFQYLTILLGNMGFILLGGKALKEINSEFSDSPLRLQYYIIITGAAYFLFAFLIPTMSAMRRWLGISTILTFTYIIILLVVLVKDGRSNKNKDYKIHGSKVDKVFNGFGAISAIIVCNTSGLLLEIQSTLRKPAVENMRKALYTQYTAGLLVYYGVSIVGYWAYGSAVSTYLPEELSGPKWVKIVINFATFLQSIVSQHMFLAPIHETLDTKFLKLDESMDSKENVKRRFYVRALLFSFNTFVTAAFPFMGDFVNLFGSFTLIPITFVFPSMIFLKVKGKTAKLEKKVWHWSNIILFSLLAVVTTISAVRLIVNDVQQYSFFANT
- the LOC115964049 gene encoding proline transporter 2-like isoform X2 is translated as METKKDTSNIEAFNTEQGPIMSSVKHENGLTSAHTIDHDSWQQVGLLLVTSFNCGYILSFSNLMLVPLGWTWGIVCLVVVGLYTAYANWLLAAFHFINGQRFIRYRDLMGFLFGREMYYITWVFQYLTILLGNMGFILLGGKALKEINSEFSDSPLRLQYYIIITGAAYFLFAFLIPTMSAMRRWLGISTILTFTYIIILLVVLVKDGRSNKNKDYKIHGSKVDKVFNGFGAISAIIVCNTSGLLLEIQSTLRKPAVENMRKALYTQYTAGLLVYYGVSIVGYWAYGSAVSTYLPEELSGPKWVKIVINFATFLQSIVSQHMFLAPIHETLDTKFLKLDESMDSKENVKRRFYVRALLFSFNTFVTAAFPFMGDFVNLFGSFTLIPITFVFPSMIFLKVKGKTARLEKKVWHWSNIILFSLLAVVTTISAVRLIVNDVQQYSFFANT